From the genome of Sphingomonas sp. HMP6, one region includes:
- a CDS encoding amidohydrolase, which yields MAYRILGSRRRALQTAVAATVLLAGCATDGGAKPATASSSASKPGPGMGKGYSHDPFPSTYKAYPGVPTLVTHVTIFDGEGGRIDDGSVLFADGKIVQLGQTIAAPAGATVIDGTGKTLTPGIIDIHSHLGDYPSPGVQANSDGNEATGPVTADVWAEHSVWPQDPGFSRALTNGGVTTLQILPGSANLMGGRSVVIKNVYARTEQGMKFPGAPYGLKMACGENPKRVYGSKGRQPATRMGNVAVDRQTWAKAVEYKRKWDKYEKDGGEAPGRDIAMDTLRGVLSGEILVQNHCYRADEMAIVMDMAKEFGYHVAAFHHAVESYKIADILKANNTCSAVWADWWGFKMESYDAIGENLALLQKNGACAMIHSDDANGIQRLNQEVAKALASGRRAGIDISDAVAWEWLTYNPAKALGIADKTGSLKPGKMADVVLWNGNPFSVYTRPEKVWIDGALLYDSSNPKLRPVSDFELGQPGSGDVK from the coding sequence ATGGCGTATCGGATTTTGGGCTCGCGCCGTCGCGCGTTGCAGACGGCGGTCGCGGCCACGGTTTTGCTTGCCGGCTGCGCCACCGATGGCGGGGCGAAACCTGCCACTGCGTCATCCAGCGCGAGCAAGCCCGGCCCCGGCATGGGCAAGGGCTATAGCCACGACCCTTTCCCCTCGACCTACAAGGCGTATCCCGGCGTGCCGACGCTCGTCACCCACGTCACGATCTTCGACGGCGAAGGCGGGCGGATCGACGATGGATCGGTGCTGTTCGCCGATGGCAAGATCGTGCAGCTCGGCCAGACCATCGCGGCGCCAGCGGGCGCGACCGTCATCGACGGCACCGGCAAGACGCTGACCCCCGGCATCATCGACATCCACAGCCACCTCGGCGACTATCCCTCGCCCGGCGTCCAGGCCAATTCGGACGGCAATGAAGCGACCGGCCCGGTCACGGCGGATGTCTGGGCCGAACATAGCGTCTGGCCGCAGGACCCCGGCTTCAGCCGCGCGCTAACCAATGGCGGCGTCACCACGCTGCAGATCCTGCCCGGATCGGCCAATTTGATGGGCGGGCGCTCGGTCGTGATCAAGAACGTCTATGCCCGCACCGAACAGGGCATGAAATTCCCCGGCGCGCCGTACGGCCTGAAAATGGCGTGCGGCGAGAACCCCAAGCGCGTCTACGGTAGCAAGGGCCGCCAGCCCGCGACCCGGATGGGCAATGTCGCGGTCGATCGCCAGACTTGGGCCAAGGCTGTCGAATATAAGCGCAAATGGGACAAATACGAAAAAGACGGCGGCGAAGCGCCCGGCCGCGACATCGCAATGGACACGCTGCGCGGCGTCCTTTCGGGCGAAATCCTCGTCCAGAACCATTGCTACCGCGCCGATGAAATGGCCATCGTCATGGATATGGCGAAGGAGTTCGGCTATCATGTCGCGGCGTTCCACCACGCGGTCGAATCCTATAAAATCGCCGATATCCTGAAGGCCAACAACACCTGCTCGGCGGTGTGGGCCGACTGGTGGGGCTTCAAGATGGAATCGTACGACGCGATCGGCGAGAACCTCGCTTTGCTCCAAAAGAACGGCGCCTGCGCGATGATCCATTCCGATGACGCGAACGGCATCCAGCGGCTGAACCAGGAAGTCGCCAAGGCGCTCGCCTCCGGTCGGCGCGCCGGGATCGACATTTCGGACGCGGTCGCTTGGGAATGGCTGACCTACAACCCGGCCAAGGCGCTCGGCATCGCCGACAAGACCGGCAGCCTGAAACCCGGCAAGATGGCCGACGTGGTGCTGTGGAACGGCAATCCGTTCAGCGTCTATACCCGGCCTGAAAAGGTGTGGATCGACGGGGCCCTGCTCTACGATTCATCCAATCCAAAGTTGAGACCGGTGTCCGATTTCGAACTTGGCCAGCCCGGCTCGGGAGATGTGAAGTGA
- a CDS encoding amidohydrolase family protein, whose protein sequence is MKRLLLLSVAFLATPAVAQSVAITNAKLVIGDGSAPIEGGTVVVQNGRVIAAGKSVAVPAGMPVVDAGGKWVTPGIVAGFTRMGIVESDGIEETNDTAARGSPFHAAIDVAPAVNPATSSIPLNRAEGITRAIVAPDNDGSIFAGLGAVIDLASDRAPITKARAFQFMEYGGGGSRSGASRPAMIAMFRNALAQVKDYVRSPATYADQGKDALLTRADAAALVPVANGTMPLLIHVERASDMLALIDLKRDFPALKLVFVGAAEGWLVASELAAARIPVIASALTDLPASFDQLGSTQSNIGRMKAAGVMVGIGTINDDEARQARLEKQYAGNLVALTKLPGATGLDWNAAFAAITSVPAEAIGMGGEIGSLKAGRRGDVVIWDGDPLELGSGVAAVYIDGVKQPLRTRQDALRDRYMLPGEGGLPKAYER, encoded by the coding sequence GTGAAGCGCCTCCTGCTCCTCAGCGTCGCGTTCCTCGCGACCCCCGCCGTCGCGCAAAGCGTCGCGATCACCAATGCCAAGCTCGTCATCGGTGACGGCTCCGCACCGATTGAGGGCGGCACCGTCGTCGTCCAAAACGGGCGCGTGATCGCTGCCGGCAAGTCAGTCGCAGTCCCGGCCGGCATGCCGGTCGTCGATGCAGGCGGCAAATGGGTCACCCCCGGCATCGTCGCGGGCTTCACGCGCATGGGCATCGTCGAATCCGACGGGATCGAGGAAACCAACGACACCGCCGCGCGCGGCAGTCCGTTCCACGCCGCCATCGATGTCGCGCCTGCCGTCAATCCCGCGACCTCCTCGATCCCGCTCAACCGCGCCGAGGGCATTACGCGCGCCATTGTAGCGCCCGACAATGACGGGTCGATCTTCGCCGGTTTGGGCGCGGTGATCGATCTCGCCTCGGATCGCGCGCCGATCACCAAGGCGCGCGCTTTCCAGTTCATGGAATATGGCGGCGGCGGATCGCGCTCTGGCGCTAGCCGCCCGGCGATGATCGCGATGTTCCGCAACGCGCTGGCGCAAGTGAAGGATTATGTGCGCAGCCCCGCCACCTATGCCGACCAAGGCAAGGACGCGCTACTGACGCGTGCCGATGCCGCCGCTTTGGTACCGGTCGCCAACGGCACGATGCCGCTGCTGATCCATGTCGAGCGCGCCTCCGATATGCTGGCGCTGATCGATCTGAAGCGTGATTTTCCGGCGCTGAAGCTGGTGTTCGTCGGGGCCGCCGAAGGCTGGCTGGTCGCCTCCGAACTCGCCGCCGCGCGCATCCCCGTCATCGCCTCCGCGCTGACCGATTTGCCCGCCAGCTTCGATCAGCTCGGTTCGACGCAATCGAACATCGGACGGATGAAGGCGGCGGGCGTCATGGTCGGCATCGGCACGATTAACGATGACGAAGCGCGCCAGGCGCGGCTCGAAAAGCAATATGCCGGCAATCTGGTCGCGCTGACCAAGCTGCCGGGCGCGACCGGGCTCGACTGGAACGCCGCCTTCGCAGCGATCACCTCGGTGCCGGCCGAGGCGATCGGCATGGGCGGCGAGATTGGTTCGCTGAAAGCCGGTCGCCGCGGCGATGTCGTGATCTGGGACGGCGATCCGCTCGAGCTCGGCAGCGGCGTGGCGGCGGTCTATATCGACGGTGTGAAACAGCCGCTGCGCACGCGCCAGGATGCTTTGCGCGATCGCTACATGCTGCCGGGTGAAGGGGGGCTGCCGAAGGCGTATGAGCGGTAA
- a CDS encoding HD-GYP domain-containing protein: MLKRIPVHDVTLGMYVHAIDGPWLKQPFWRSRFLLTRADQLAELRDSNVAAVVIDLNRCVTLGRPDTAGRSRRALVRQAAERRAADFKAAKHVTDDARTFMKTVFDGAHRGTGIQSDDLDAVVESITAALERNRTMLLGMMRLKTRDSYTYFHSVAVGTLMINFARELGLPEDEVRLMGLGGLFHDIGKIRISKGVLNKPGQLTAAEWDEMRGHPAIGHALLSAGDVPPTALDVCLHHHEKVDGSGYPFGLAGDDISLAARMGAICDVYDALTSERPYKAPSSPIAAVAAMASWAGHFDPDLLFTFMKSICVFPVGMLVRLRSGHLAMIRDNGRCAGRARLEVFYDIAEELFLKPSELFLSEIDTSREILETPDPCDYGMANWPEIKERLLTGLNPVSRTDRTER; encoded by the coding sequence GTGCTGAAGCGCATTCCGGTGCACGACGTGACGCTCGGCATGTACGTCCATGCGATTGACGGACCGTGGCTGAAACAGCCGTTCTGGCGCTCGCGCTTTTTGCTCACCCGCGCCGATCAGCTTGCAGAGTTGCGGGACAGCAACGTCGCCGCGGTGGTGATCGACCTCAACCGCTGCGTCACACTCGGACGACCGGACACCGCCGGGCGCAGCCGCCGGGCGCTGGTACGCCAGGCGGCCGAACGGCGCGCGGCGGATTTCAAGGCGGCCAAACACGTCACCGACGACGCCCGAACCTTCATGAAGACCGTCTTCGACGGCGCCCATCGCGGCACGGGGATCCAGTCCGACGACCTCGACGCCGTGGTCGAGTCGATCACCGCGGCGCTGGAACGCAACCGGACCATGCTGCTTGGCATGATGCGGTTGAAGACGCGCGATTCGTACACCTATTTTCATTCGGTCGCGGTCGGCACGTTGATGATCAACTTTGCCCGTGAATTGGGCCTGCCCGAAGATGAGGTCAGACTGATGGGCCTTGGCGGGTTGTTCCACGATATCGGAAAGATTCGTATCTCAAAGGGCGTACTCAACAAGCCCGGTCAGCTGACCGCCGCTGAATGGGACGAGATGCGGGGTCATCCAGCGATCGGACACGCGCTGCTGTCGGCGGGGGATGTCCCGCCAACCGCGCTCGATGTCTGCCTCCACCACCACGAAAAAGTCGATGGCAGCGGCTACCCCTTCGGCCTTGCGGGGGACGACATCAGCCTGGCTGCGCGGATGGGGGCGATTTGCGACGTGTACGACGCTTTGACCTCGGAAAGGCCCTATAAGGCACCCTCCTCCCCAATCGCTGCGGTAGCGGCAATGGCCAGTTGGGCGGGGCATTTCGATCCCGACCTGCTCTTCACCTTCATGAAAAGCATCTGCGTCTTTCCGGTCGGGATGCTCGTCCGGTTGCGCTCGGGTCATCTTGCAATGATCCGCGACAATGGTCGGTGCGCCGGCCGCGCCCGGCTGGAGGTGTTCTACGACATTGCGGAGGAGCTGTTCCTTAAACCCTCGGAGCTCTTCCTGTCCGAAATCGACACGAGCAGGGAAATCCTCGAGACACCCGATCCGTGCGATTACGGGATGGCGAACTGGCCGGAAATCAAGGAGCGTTTGCTGACGGGTCTCAATCCGGTATCGCGCACGGACCGTACTGAGCGCTAA
- a CDS encoding DEAD/DEAH box helicase gives MTFAQLGLAEPLVRALEAKGYTTPTPIQKQSIPILLEGGDLLGIAQTGTGKTAAFVLPSIQHLVNNEKRVLPTHCRMLVLAPTRELASQIAESARDYGKFSKMSVATVFGGTSINKNRQDMSRGVDILVATPGRLLDLIEQRFVSLAMLEILVLDEADQMLDLGFIHALRKIVRMLPKQRQTLFFSATMPNAIRELANQFLNDPQTVKVAPVATTAERVDQKVVFINQGEKQAMLTILLRDEAVERSLVFTRTKHGADRVVKLLAANGIDSNAIHGNKSQPQRERALAEFKSGKAKVLVATDIAARGIDVSGVSHVFNFELPNVPEQYVHRIGRTARAGASGVAISFCADDERTYLRDIEKLTRVKPEMLPLPEGFMAEAARIKAARPAGSDTFERRDESGRHRAPPKATHAARPTGERPAGGARPFNAGGGRPGGQGRPAGGGRPGGQGRPGGNGGGGRGQQGGGGRRSPAAG, from the coding sequence ATGACTTTCGCACAACTCGGCCTCGCCGAGCCGCTCGTCCGCGCGCTCGAAGCCAAGGGCTATACCACCCCTACCCCGATCCAGAAGCAGTCGATCCCGATCCTGCTCGAAGGCGGCGATCTGCTCGGCATCGCGCAGACCGGCACCGGCAAGACGGCGGCCTTCGTGCTCCCGTCGATCCAGCATCTCGTGAATAACGAGAAGCGCGTGCTGCCGACGCATTGCCGGATGCTCGTGCTCGCGCCGACGCGCGAACTGGCGAGCCAGATCGCCGAGAGCGCCCGCGATTACGGCAAATTCTCAAAAATGTCGGTCGCGACCGTGTTCGGCGGGACCAGCATCAACAAGAACCGTCAGGACATGAGCCGCGGCGTCGACATCCTCGTCGCCACGCCTGGCCGCTTGCTTGATTTGATCGAACAGCGTTTCGTCAGCCTCGCGATGCTCGAGATTCTCGTGCTCGACGAAGCCGACCAGATGCTCGACCTCGGCTTCATCCACGCGCTGCGCAAGATCGTCCGGATGCTGCCCAAGCAGCGCCAGACGTTGTTCTTCTCGGCGACGATGCCCAACGCGATCCGCGAGCTGGCCAACCAGTTCCTCAACGATCCGCAGACGGTCAAGGTCGCGCCCGTTGCGACCACCGCCGAGCGCGTCGATCAGAAGGTCGTGTTCATCAACCAGGGCGAAAAGCAGGCGATGCTGACGATCCTGCTGCGCGACGAAGCGGTCGAGCGCTCGCTCGTCTTCACCCGCACCAAGCACGGCGCCGACCGCGTCGTGAAGCTGCTCGCCGCCAACGGGATCGACTCGAACGCGATCCACGGCAACAAGAGCCAGCCGCAGCGCGAACGCGCGCTCGCCGAATTCAAATCGGGCAAGGCCAAGGTGCTCGTCGCGACCGATATCGCCGCGCGCGGGATTGACGTTTCGGGCGTGTCTCACGTGTTCAACTTCGAACTGCCCAACGTGCCCGAGCAATATGTCCACCGCATTGGTCGTACGGCGCGGGCCGGCGCATCGGGCGTGGCGATCAGCTTCTGCGCCGATGACGAGCGGACGTATCTGCGCGACATCGAGAAATTGACGCGCGTGAAGCCCGAAATGCTGCCGCTGCCCGAAGGCTTCATGGCCGAAGCAGCCCGGATCAAGGCGGCGCGTCCGGCCGGCTCCGACACGTTCGAGCGCCGCGACGAATCTGGCCGTCACCGCGCGCCGCCCAAGGCGACGCATGCCGCGCGCCCGACCGGTGAACGTCCGGCTGGCGGCGCACGTCCGTTCAACGCTGGCGGCGGCCGTCCCGGCGGGCAGGGTCGCCCAGCGGGCGGCGGTCGTCCGGGTGGCCAGGGCCGCCCCGGTGGCAATGGTGGTGGTGGTCGTGGCCAGCAAGGCGGCGGCGGTCGTCGCTCGCCTGCCGCTGGCTGA
- a CDS encoding nitroreductase — translation MNVSEAIAARRSVRGYRADPVEPAVLHSIVSKAARAATGGNLQPWHVDVLAGEPLEALKAVIAAKLWRGESETPSYDIYPKELAAPYRDRRFGVGEAMYAEIGIPREDKDARRLWFARNFQFFGAPAALFCTVDRRMGPPQWADLGMYLQNVMLLAVEAGLATCAQECWAMYPETVGAAIDIPPERMLFCGMAIGFEDTEEPANRLRSARAPEGEWLRVHS, via the coding sequence GTGAACGTGAGCGAGGCGATTGCGGCGCGTCGATCGGTGCGCGGATATCGCGCCGATCCGGTCGAACCGGCGGTGTTGCACAGCATCGTGAGCAAGGCGGCGCGCGCGGCGACCGGCGGCAATCTCCAGCCGTGGCATGTCGATGTTCTGGCCGGGGAGCCGCTGGAGGCGTTGAAGGCTGTGATTGCTGCGAAGCTATGGCGCGGCGAGAGTGAGACGCCATCATACGACATCTACCCGAAGGAATTGGCAGCGCCGTATCGTGACCGGCGCTTCGGCGTCGGCGAGGCGATGTACGCTGAGATCGGCATCCCGCGTGAGGACAAGGATGCGCGGCGGTTGTGGTTCGCGCGCAATTTCCAGTTTTTCGGCGCGCCCGCCGCGCTGTTCTGTACGGTCGACCGGCGGATGGGGCCCCCGCAATGGGCCGATCTTGGCATGTATCTGCAGAACGTGATGCTGCTTGCGGTCGAGGCGGGGCTTGCTACCTGCGCGCAGGAATGTTGGGCGATGTATCCCGAGACGGTTGGCGCGGCGATCGACATTCCGCCCGAGCGGATGCTGTTCTGCGGCATGGCGATCGGGTTCGAAGACACCGAAGAGCCCGCGAACCGCTTGCGCAGTGCACGGGCTCCGGAAGGGGAGTGGTTGCGGGTGCACAGTTAA
- a CDS encoding acetyl-CoA C-acetyltransferase: MAEAYIVDAVRTAGGKRGGKLAGTHPVDMAAHVLDAIVARTGIDGAAVDDVIMGCVMQGGQQAGQIGRNAVLAAKNLPDSVPAVSIDRQCGSSQQAMQFAAQAVMSGTQDIVIAAGVESMTRVPMGSTATLFMKEGLGNYKSPRLEEKYPGIMFSQFMGAEMIVKKHGFNRAQLDAFAAESHKRAAAATQRGAFADEIVAIDVETPEGVIAHATDEGIRFDATPESIGQVKLLQEGGSISAANASQICDGASAVMIVSEAALKAHNLTPIARIVNLTVTGGDPVIMLEEPLFATDRALQRSGMKIEEIDLYEVNEAFAPVPMAWLKHTGGDHAKLNVNGGAIALGHPLGASGTKLMATLVHALKASGGRYGLQTMCEGGGIANVTIIERL, from the coding sequence ATGGCCGAAGCCTATATCGTGGACGCAGTCCGCACCGCCGGTGGCAAACGTGGCGGCAAGCTCGCCGGAACCCACCCGGTCGACATGGCAGCACACGTGCTCGACGCGATCGTCGCGCGCACCGGGATCGACGGTGCAGCCGTCGATGATGTCATTATGGGCTGCGTCATGCAGGGCGGTCAGCAGGCCGGCCAGATCGGCCGCAACGCCGTGTTGGCCGCGAAAAACTTGCCCGACAGCGTCCCCGCCGTCTCGATCGATCGCCAGTGCGGATCGTCGCAGCAAGCCATGCAATTCGCCGCCCAAGCGGTAATGTCGGGCACGCAGGACATCGTCATCGCAGCCGGGGTCGAAAGCATGACGCGTGTACCGATGGGGTCGACCGCGACGCTGTTCATGAAAGAGGGTCTCGGCAATTACAAATCGCCGCGGCTCGAAGAGAAATACCCCGGCATCATGTTCAGCCAGTTCATGGGTGCCGAGATGATCGTCAAGAAGCACGGCTTCAACCGCGCGCAACTCGATGCCTTCGCGGCCGAAAGCCACAAGCGCGCGGCCGCCGCGACCCAGCGCGGCGCCTTCGCCGATGAGATCGTCGCGATCGACGTGGAAACGCCCGAGGGCGTGATCGCGCACGCGACCGACGAAGGCATCCGCTTCGACGCGACGCCCGAGAGCATCGGCCAGGTCAAATTGTTGCAGGAAGGTGGCAGCATCTCCGCCGCCAATGCCAGCCAGATTTGCGACGGCGCGAGCGCGGTGATGATCGTCAGCGAGGCAGCCCTCAAGGCGCATAACCTCACCCCGATCGCGCGGATCGTGAACCTCACGGTCACTGGCGGCGATCCGGTCATCATGCTCGAGGAACCGCTGTTCGCGACCGACCGCGCATTGCAGCGTTCGGGCATGAAGATCGAGGAGATCGACCTGTACGAAGTCAACGAGGCGTTCGCGCCCGTGCCGATGGCGTGGCTGAAGCATACCGGCGGCGATCATGCGAAGCTGAACGTCAATGGCGGCGCGATCGCGCTCGGCCATCCGCTCGGGGCTTCGGGCACAAAGCTTATGGCGACCTTGGTCCACGCGCTGAAGGCGTCGGGCGGGCGCTATGGCCTGCAAACGATGTGCGAAGGCGGCGGGATCGCCAACGTGACGATCATCGAGCGGCTTTAA
- a CDS encoding SDR family NAD(P)-dependent oxidoreductase: MKLDSTTAAVVTGGASGLGAATARALAAKGVKVAIFDLQAEKGEALAAEIGGVFCEVNVTSEESVDAGFAKARAANGQEAVLVCCAGTGNAMKTASRSKEDGSIKHFSLAAFDWLIQINLVGTFRCVAKSAAGMLTRDPGTDGERGAIVMTASVAAEDGQIGQAAYSASKGGVVGMTLPIARDLMGEGIRINTILPGIFETPLMQGAPQQVKDNLAASVPFPKRLGLPAEYAHLALTMLENSYFNGEDVRLDGAIRMAPR; the protein is encoded by the coding sequence ATGAAACTCGACTCAACCACTGCAGCCGTCGTCACCGGCGGCGCCTCCGGCCTCGGTGCCGCCACCGCGCGCGCGCTTGCCGCCAAGGGCGTCAAGGTCGCGATCTTCGATCTTCAAGCCGAAAAGGGCGAAGCGCTCGCTGCGGAAATCGGTGGCGTTTTCTGCGAAGTGAACGTCACCTCCGAGGAATCGGTCGATGCCGGCTTCGCCAAGGCACGTGCCGCCAATGGTCAGGAAGCAGTGCTGGTCTGCTGCGCCGGCACCGGCAATGCGATGAAGACCGCGAGCCGCTCCAAGGAAGACGGCAGCATCAAGCATTTCAGCCTGGCGGCGTTCGACTGGCTCATCCAGATCAATCTGGTCGGCACCTTCCGCTGCGTCGCGAAGTCGGCGGCGGGGATGCTGACGCGCGATCCCGGCACCGACGGTGAGCGCGGCGCGATCGTGATGACGGCGTCGGTCGCCGCCGAGGACGGCCAGATCGGCCAAGCGGCGTATTCGGCCTCCAAGGGCGGCGTCGTCGGGATGACGCTGCCAATCGCGCGCGACCTGATGGGCGAAGGCATCCGCATCAACACGATCCTGCCCGGCATTTTCGAAACCCCGCTGATGCAAGGCGCGCCGCAGCAAGTTAAGGACAATCTCGCCGCCTCGGTCCCCTTCCCTAAGCGGCTCGGCCTTCCGGCGGAATATGCGCATCTGGCGCTGACGATGCTGGAAAATAGCTATTTCAACGGGGAAGACGTGCGCCTCGACGGCGCGATCCGGATGGCACCACGCTGA
- a CDS encoding DUF1993 domain-containing protein, producing the protein MTTTLFSFVDLFRRQLDTAAHLLTKGSAFAAEKGIAESDMLGWRLAEDMHPLSFQAMVVINFSQSWIARAIDVAIPDPVTADLDVAGYQAAITAAKTWLAALTPEQFTDREDVPVTAQLGPNMEPTLPAAQWVTVFAATNIAFHANMVYAILRSNGVPLGKLDVFPSGL; encoded by the coding sequence ATGACCACCACGCTCTTCAGCTTCGTCGACCTGTTTCGCCGCCAGCTCGACACCGCCGCACACCTCCTCACCAAGGGCAGCGCCTTCGCCGCCGAGAAGGGCATCGCCGAGTCAGACATGCTGGGTTGGCGGCTCGCCGAGGACATGCATCCGCTGTCGTTCCAGGCGATGGTGGTCATCAACTTCTCGCAATCCTGGATCGCGCGCGCGATCGACGTGGCGATCCCCGATCCGGTCACCGCCGATCTCGACGTCGCAGGTTATCAGGCCGCGATCACCGCCGCCAAGACGTGGCTCGCCGCGCTAACGCCCGAACAATTCACCGATCGCGAGGATGTACCAGTCACCGCGCAGCTGGGCCCGAACATGGAGCCCACGCTTCCCGCGGCGCAGTGGGTCACGGTGTTCGCGGCGACCAACATCGCGTTCCACGCCAACATGGTCTACGCGATCCTGCGGTCGAACGGCGTGCCGCTCGGCAAGCTGGACGTGTTCCCTAGCGGCCTGTAA
- a CDS encoding acyl-CoA thioesterase, which yields MPKPDTWRIDPASYPHSESIQTRFQDLDVLGHINNVAMAALFESGRVRFNRSMNLAGWSGHRWLVAKVEINYLGESFFPSDVEISTGIGDIGNRSWHILSAAFQKGECVATCDVVIVMSASGGITTLPDDFRAGLQAHKVRH from the coding sequence ATGCCCAAACCTGATACCTGGCGGATCGACCCCGCATCCTATCCGCACAGCGAATCGATCCAGACTCGCTTTCAGGATCTGGACGTGCTCGGCCATATCAACAATGTCGCTATGGCGGCCTTGTTTGAGAGCGGTCGGGTCCGTTTCAACCGTTCGATGAATCTGGCGGGTTGGTCGGGACACCGCTGGCTCGTCGCGAAGGTCGAAATCAATTATCTCGGGGAAAGCTTTTTCCCCAGCGATGTCGAGATTTCGACCGGCATTGGCGACATCGGCAATCGTAGCTGGCACATTTTGTCAGCAGCGTTCCAGAAAGGTGAATGCGTCGCAACTTGCGATGTCGTGATCGTGATGAGCGCAAGCGGCGGGATCACCACCTTGCCAGACGATTTCCGTGCCGGGCTGCAAGCGCATAAGGTCCGTCACTAG
- a CDS encoding IS1380 family transposase, whose translation MADDSGFSFTFPAIRGRKITAAFDGGRLTSDGGVLLLAQAERRLGIADRLAACIADPRDQGRVIHRVADILRARMLAISCGYEDANDLDALRHDPGFKLALGKLPGDPFGLASQPTMSRWENAPTTRELIRLTGTLVDLYCASYPVPPAAVTLDIDDTVDVVHGAQQLSFWNGHYGERCFLPIHVYDTATGRPVAMLLRTGKTPSGKEVAGHVRRLVRRIRRHWPDTRITLRGDGHYGRPEPMAWCEANGIDYIFGLPGNRTLHADPVIVREGDACATDRALQGLVELRRYAETRYAAKTWGNTERRVVARIEASSLGLDIRLVVTSLAEGSAERIYDTLYCARGQAENLIKLHKTQLKSDRTSCCSANANQMRLILHTAAYWLMWAVRHAMPATATLRTAEFATIRLRLLKVAARVVETTSRIRIAFASACPDAALFRSIALNLRTTGP comes from the coding sequence ATGGCCGACGATAGTGGGTTCTCCTTCACCTTCCCAGCCATTCGTGGTCGAAAAATCACCGCCGCGTTCGACGGCGGTCGGCTGACGTCGGACGGCGGCGTGCTACTGCTCGCACAGGCCGAGCGGCGGTTGGGGATCGCGGATCGGCTCGCCGCCTGCATCGCTGATCCGCGCGATCAGGGTCGGGTGATCCACCGGGTCGCCGACATCTTGCGCGCCCGCATGCTCGCGATCTCGTGTGGGTATGAAGACGCCAATGATCTCGACGCCCTGCGGCATGATCCAGGGTTCAAGCTGGCGCTCGGCAAACTGCCGGGTGATCCGTTCGGGCTGGCCAGCCAGCCGACGATGAGCCGGTGGGAAAACGCGCCGACTACGCGCGAGTTGATCCGTCTGACCGGTACGCTGGTCGACCTTTATTGCGCGAGCTACCCCGTGCCACCTGCGGCGGTGACGCTCGACATCGATGATACCGTCGACGTCGTACACGGCGCGCAGCAGCTCTCTTTCTGGAACGGCCACTACGGCGAGCGCTGCTTCCTGCCGATCCATGTCTACGACACCGCTACCGGGCGGCCGGTTGCGATGCTGCTGCGCACCGGCAAAACGCCGTCGGGCAAGGAAGTCGCCGGCCATGTTCGCCGGCTCGTGCGACGTATCCGTCGCCACTGGCCCGATACCCGGATCACGCTGCGCGGCGATGGTCATTACGGTCGGCCAGAGCCGATGGCCTGGTGCGAGGCGAACGGAATCGACTACATCTTCGGGCTGCCCGGCAACCGCACGCTCCACGCCGATCCCGTCATCGTTCGGGAAGGCGATGCCTGCGCGACCGACCGGGCATTGCAGGGACTGGTCGAACTAAGGCGTTACGCAGAGACGCGCTACGCTGCGAAAACCTGGGGGAATACCGAACGTCGCGTCGTTGCTCGCATCGAGGCGAGCAGCCTCGGCCTCGACATCCGCCTCGTTGTCACCTCGCTTGCCGAGGGCAGCGCTGAACGGATCTATGACACGCTTTACTGCGCCCGCGGCCAGGCGGAAAACTTGATCAAGCTGCATAAAACGCAGCTGAAGAGCGACCGAACCTCCTGCTGCTCGGCCAACGCCAATCAGATGCGGCTCATCCTTCACACCGCCGCCTACTGGCTGATGTGGGCCGTGCGGCACGCTATGCCCGCAACCGCCACGCTCCGCACCGCCGAGTTCGCGACCATCCGCCTGCGGCTGCTCAAGGTCGCCGCGCGCGTCGTCGAAACCACCAGCCGCATCCGCATCGCCTTCGCAAGCGCCTGTCCCGATGCCGCGCTGTTCCGATCCATCGCGCTCAACTTGCGCACCACGGGACCATGA
- a CDS encoding PaaI family thioesterase: MTLPPYAQLLGIAPVPGEDPTLLTMPSADTVLGRPGYLHGGAIGGLLEMAAIVALRHALAADGGGQIKPINVTVDFMRGGREKPTFARGCVTRLGGRVANVEAIAWQDDAAKPIAAARMNYLIVRG, encoded by the coding sequence ATGACCTTACCACCCTATGCCCAACTGCTTGGAATCGCCCCGGTACCTGGCGAAGATCCGACGCTGCTGACGATGCCGAGCGCCGATACCGTGCTCGGGCGGCCGGGCTATCTCCACGGCGGTGCGATCGGCGGCTTGCTGGAGATGGCGGCAATCGTCGCACTGCGCCACGCCCTCGCGGCCGACGGCGGCGGGCAGATCAAGCCGATCAATGTGACCGTCGATTTCATGCGCGGCGGGCGCGAGAAACCGACCTTCGCGCGCGGCTGCGTCACGCGGCTGGGCGGGCGGGTCGCTAATGTCGAGGCGATCGCGTGGCAGGACGATGCGGCCAAGCCGATTGCAGCGGCCCGGATGAACTATTTGATTGTGCGCGGATGA